In Cyprinus carpio isolate SPL01 chromosome B16, ASM1834038v1, whole genome shotgun sequence, the following are encoded in one genomic region:
- the adam15 gene encoding disintegrin and metalloproteinase domain-containing protein 15 isoform X6 has protein sequence MRHWTMKHHHQFFMCFWRTLVTVLLFEGTPLMMFRGTLTLTLNRDDSSFTRITHSFHNVTNYRRELKPLAMTRPFAFVNGLRRSLSDVLQNGHPDRLLCGLQVGSSLYILELEKNQDLLPKPPNVFYYLPNGTGVSMKENPVMHCYYHGSVQGYPQSRVVLSSCSGLRGVIVINATLSFELLPEEEQHEKEEEGSGGMEEGWMHVIYLTHPQTSESRDCGVSHTSIPPIQIIPHTHRSKRDILSETKYIELVLVADHKEYLNYQKNNKTIIYRMLDVANQVDWFYRPLNVRVALLGLEIWSDQDKIKVDKNPTETLNRFLDWRTRELLPRLRHDNAQLIMGESFDGTTVGMASQSSMCSKDRSGGVNVDHLVSVLGVASTVAHELGHNLGMSHDTADRRCQCQNEPRLGGCIMEPSTGFMPGQLFSSCSERDLSLSLLHGGGMCLFNVPQPESLLGGPRCGNLYVEKGEECDCGLLDECNDPCCNASTCKLVPGAQCSSDGICCENCKLRVAGSVCREPLGDCDLPEYCTGTSPYCPPNVFLQNGESCKDGSSYCYSGVCASLDEQCQMLWGPNSTHAPPICFSSVNKQGNKYGNCGQMPNGSYIPCLKWDVHCGRIQCQGGNERPLLGSDVEILTTTVKLNQSDFTCRGAYFNLGDDVSDPAMVSQGTACGPNKACVDQKCRDVSMFGVEECRRKCNGHGVCNSNKNCHCDEGWAPPDCRYSGYGGSLDSGPAREPRDSDPARVALLVIFLFVLPVSLLFIALRFPRCRRGLVYLGHTPFNKSRQSRGVSVAYIECCDKEENRRTPAMELGNARNGDQVQPLRYQWPHQSDIPLTQAISKPVPPKPPVPKKPLPMDPSSHPHPPPLLGHPGPATSSSSYSRNPTSAAAPARPAPHPPLRRQQYPGKPHTPHQV, from the exons ATGCGTCACTGGACCATGAAGCACCATCATcagtttttcatgtgtttttggaGAACTCTGGTCACTGTTCTTCTGTTTGAAGGCACCCCGCTCATGATGTTCAGGGGGACCCTAACTCTGACCCTAAACAGGGATGACAGCAGCTTCACGCGGATAACTCACTCCTTTCACAATG TCACAAATTATAGAAGAGAACTGAAGCCTCTGGCAATGACAAGGCCGTTTGCTTTTGTCAATGGACTTAGGAGAAGCCTGAGTGATGTTTTACAG AATGGTCACCCTGACAGATTGCTGTGTGGTTTACAAGTGGGAAGCAGCTTGTATATCTTGGAACTGGAGAAAAACCA AGATCTTTTGCCAAAGCCGCCTAACGTGTTCTACTACCTGCCAAATGGAACTGGGGTGTCCATGAAGGAGAACCCAGTG ATGCATTGTTACTATCATGGTTCAGTGCAAGGTTACCCTCAGTCCCGTGTGGTTCTCAGCTCCTGCTCTGGGTTACG GGGGGTGATAGTCATTAACGCCACACTGAGCTTTGAGCTGCTTCCTGAGGAAGAACAGCATGAAAAAGAAGAGGAAGGGAGTGGAGGAATGGAAGAAGGATGGATGCATGTGATCTACCTGACACATCCACAAACATCCGAGTCTAGAGATTGTGGAGTGTCGCATACCTCTATTCCTCCCATTCAGatcatcccacacacacacagg AGTAAGAGAGACATTCTCTCAGAGACCAAATATATTGAGCTGGTGCTGGTGGCGGATCATAAAGAG TATCTGAATTATCAGAAGAATAATAAAACCATAATCTACCGCATGTTGGATGTGGCAAACCAAGTAGACTgg ttCTACCGGCCGCTGAATGTACGTGTGGCTCTGCTGGGTTTGGAGATCTGGAGTGACCAGGACAAAATTAAAGTGGATAAAAATCCCACTGAAACTCTAAACCGCTTCCTGGATTGGAGGACCAGGGAGCTTCTACCACGACTACGGCATGACAATGCACAGCTCATCAT GGGTGAATCATTTGATGGGACGACAGTCGGCATGGCATCTCAGTCCTCCATGTGCTCAAAGGATCGGTCAGGGGGAGTGAATGTG GATCACCTGGTGAGCGTGTTAGGTGTGGCATCAACGGTGGCACATGAGTTGGGTCACAACCTGGGAATGAGTCACGATACAGCCGACAGGCGCTGCCAGTGCCAGAACGAGCCTCGGCTTGGGGGCTGCATCATGGAGCCCTCCACTGG GTTTATGCCCGGTCAGCTCTTCAGCAGCTGCAGTGAACGGGATCTTTCTCTCAGTCTACTGCATGGTGGTGGAATGTGTCTGTTTAACGTGCCTCAGCCGGAGAGTCTTCTGGGAGGTCCACGCTGTGGGAACCTGTACGTGGAGAAAGGAGAGGAGTGTGACTGCGGCCTACTGGAT gaatGTAATGACCCTTGCTGCAATGCCAGCACGTGTAAACTGGTTCCTGGGGCCCAGTGCTCTTCTGATGGCATCTGCTGTGAGAACTGCAAG CTGCGTGTGGCCGGGTCGGTTTGTCGGGAGCCTTTGGGAGATTGTGATTTGCCGGAGTACTGCACTGGCACGTCCCCCTACTGTCCTCCTAATGTGTTTCTGCAGAACGGAGAGTCATGCAAGGACGGGTCCTCGTACTGCTACAGCGGCGTGTGTGCCAGTCTGGACGAGCAGTGCCAAATGCTCTGGGGACCGA ACTCCACCCACGCTCCACCCATCTGCTTCTCCTCTGTGAATAAGCAGGGCAATAAATACGGAAACTGTGGCCAGATGCCTAACGGTTCCTACATCCCCTGTTTAAAATG GGATGTGCACTGTGGTAGGATCCAGTGTCAGGGTGGAAATGAGCGTCCTCTGCTGGGCTCCGACGTTGAGATTCTGACCACAACAGTCAAACTGAACCAGAGTGACTTTACCTGCCGGGGCGCCTATTTTAATCTGGGTGATGATGTTTCAGACCCAGCCATGGTGTCCCAGGGGACGGCCTGTGGGCCCAACAAG GCATGTGTAGACCAAAAGTGCCGGGACGTGTCCATGTTTGGTGTTGAGGAATGCCGCAGGAAGTGCAATGGCCACGGG GTGTGTAACAGTAATAAGAACTGTCACTGTGATGAAGGCTGGGCTCCTCCTGACTGCAGATACTCTGGATATGGTGGCAGTCTGGACAGTGGCCCTGCACGAGAGCCTAgag ATTCAGATCCTGCACGGGTGGCTCTGCTGGTCATTTTCCTGTTTGTGTTACCGGTCTCGCTGCTGTTTATCGCACTCCGCTTCCCCCGCTGTCGACGAGGCCTTGTGTACCTCGGCCACACCCCCTTCAACAAGAGCCGACAGAGCCG TGGGGTCTCCGTGGCCTATATTGAATGCTGTGACAAAGAGGAAAACCGGAG GACTCCTGCCATGGAGCTTGGAAATGCTCGAAATGGAGATCAGGTGCAACCGCTCAGGTACCAGTGGCCCCACCAGAGCGACATCCCTCTCACCCAGGCTATCAGCAAG
- the adam15 gene encoding disintegrin and metalloproteinase domain-containing protein 15 isoform X7, with amino-acid sequence MRHWTMKHHHQFFMCFWRTLVTVLLFEGTPLMMFRGTLTLTLNRDDSSFTRITHSFHNVTNYRRELKPLAMTRPFAFVNGLRRSLSDVLQNGHPDRLLCGLQVGSSLYILELEKNQDLLPKPPNVFYYLPNGTGVSMKENPVMHCYYHGSVQGYPQSRVVLSSCSGLRGVIVINATLSFELLPEEEQHEKEEEGSGGMEEGWMHVIYLTHPQTSESRDCGVSHTSIPPIQIIPHTHRSKRDILSETKYIELVLVADHKEYLNYQKNNKTIIYRMLDVANQVDWFYRPLNVRVALLGLEIWSDQDKIKVDKNPTETLNRFLDWRTRELLPRLRHDNAQLIMGESFDGTTVGMASQSSMCSKDRSGGVNVDHLVSVLGVASTVAHELGHNLGMSHDTADRRCQCQNEPRLGGCIMEPSTGFMPGQLFSSCSERDLSLSLLHGGGMCLFNVPQPESLLGGPRCGNLYVEKGEECDCGLLDECNDPCCNASTCKLVPGAQCSSDGICCENCKLRVAGSVCREPLGDCDLPEYCTGTSPYCPPNVFLQNGESCKDGSSYCYSGVCASLDEQCQMLWGPNSTHAPPICFSSVNKQGNKYGNCGQMPNGSYIPCLKWDVHCGRIQCQGGNERPLLGSDVEILTTTVKLNQSDFTCRGAYFNLGDDVSDPAMVSQGTACGPNKACVDQKCRDVSMFGVEECRRKCNGHGVCNSNKNCHCDEGWAPPDCRYSGYGGSLDSGPAREPRDSDPARVALLVIFLFVLPVSLLFIALRFPRCRRGLVYLGHTPFNKSRQSRTPAMELGNARNGDQVQPLRYQWPHQSDIPLTQAISKKPVPPKPPVPKKPLPMDPSSHPHPPPLLGHPGPATSSSSYSRNPTSAAAPARPAPHPPLRRQQYPGKPHTPHQV; translated from the exons ATGCGTCACTGGACCATGAAGCACCATCATcagtttttcatgtgtttttggaGAACTCTGGTCACTGTTCTTCTGTTTGAAGGCACCCCGCTCATGATGTTCAGGGGGACCCTAACTCTGACCCTAAACAGGGATGACAGCAGCTTCACGCGGATAACTCACTCCTTTCACAATG TCACAAATTATAGAAGAGAACTGAAGCCTCTGGCAATGACAAGGCCGTTTGCTTTTGTCAATGGACTTAGGAGAAGCCTGAGTGATGTTTTACAG AATGGTCACCCTGACAGATTGCTGTGTGGTTTACAAGTGGGAAGCAGCTTGTATATCTTGGAACTGGAGAAAAACCA AGATCTTTTGCCAAAGCCGCCTAACGTGTTCTACTACCTGCCAAATGGAACTGGGGTGTCCATGAAGGAGAACCCAGTG ATGCATTGTTACTATCATGGTTCAGTGCAAGGTTACCCTCAGTCCCGTGTGGTTCTCAGCTCCTGCTCTGGGTTACG GGGGGTGATAGTCATTAACGCCACACTGAGCTTTGAGCTGCTTCCTGAGGAAGAACAGCATGAAAAAGAAGAGGAAGGGAGTGGAGGAATGGAAGAAGGATGGATGCATGTGATCTACCTGACACATCCACAAACATCCGAGTCTAGAGATTGTGGAGTGTCGCATACCTCTATTCCTCCCATTCAGatcatcccacacacacacagg AGTAAGAGAGACATTCTCTCAGAGACCAAATATATTGAGCTGGTGCTGGTGGCGGATCATAAAGAG TATCTGAATTATCAGAAGAATAATAAAACCATAATCTACCGCATGTTGGATGTGGCAAACCAAGTAGACTgg ttCTACCGGCCGCTGAATGTACGTGTGGCTCTGCTGGGTTTGGAGATCTGGAGTGACCAGGACAAAATTAAAGTGGATAAAAATCCCACTGAAACTCTAAACCGCTTCCTGGATTGGAGGACCAGGGAGCTTCTACCACGACTACGGCATGACAATGCACAGCTCATCAT GGGTGAATCATTTGATGGGACGACAGTCGGCATGGCATCTCAGTCCTCCATGTGCTCAAAGGATCGGTCAGGGGGAGTGAATGTG GATCACCTGGTGAGCGTGTTAGGTGTGGCATCAACGGTGGCACATGAGTTGGGTCACAACCTGGGAATGAGTCACGATACAGCCGACAGGCGCTGCCAGTGCCAGAACGAGCCTCGGCTTGGGGGCTGCATCATGGAGCCCTCCACTGG GTTTATGCCCGGTCAGCTCTTCAGCAGCTGCAGTGAACGGGATCTTTCTCTCAGTCTACTGCATGGTGGTGGAATGTGTCTGTTTAACGTGCCTCAGCCGGAGAGTCTTCTGGGAGGTCCACGCTGTGGGAACCTGTACGTGGAGAAAGGAGAGGAGTGTGACTGCGGCCTACTGGAT gaatGTAATGACCCTTGCTGCAATGCCAGCACGTGTAAACTGGTTCCTGGGGCCCAGTGCTCTTCTGATGGCATCTGCTGTGAGAACTGCAAG CTGCGTGTGGCCGGGTCGGTTTGTCGGGAGCCTTTGGGAGATTGTGATTTGCCGGAGTACTGCACTGGCACGTCCCCCTACTGTCCTCCTAATGTGTTTCTGCAGAACGGAGAGTCATGCAAGGACGGGTCCTCGTACTGCTACAGCGGCGTGTGTGCCAGTCTGGACGAGCAGTGCCAAATGCTCTGGGGACCGA ACTCCACCCACGCTCCACCCATCTGCTTCTCCTCTGTGAATAAGCAGGGCAATAAATACGGAAACTGTGGCCAGATGCCTAACGGTTCCTACATCCCCTGTTTAAAATG GGATGTGCACTGTGGTAGGATCCAGTGTCAGGGTGGAAATGAGCGTCCTCTGCTGGGCTCCGACGTTGAGATTCTGACCACAACAGTCAAACTGAACCAGAGTGACTTTACCTGCCGGGGCGCCTATTTTAATCTGGGTGATGATGTTTCAGACCCAGCCATGGTGTCCCAGGGGACGGCCTGTGGGCCCAACAAG GCATGTGTAGACCAAAAGTGCCGGGACGTGTCCATGTTTGGTGTTGAGGAATGCCGCAGGAAGTGCAATGGCCACGGG GTGTGTAACAGTAATAAGAACTGTCACTGTGATGAAGGCTGGGCTCCTCCTGACTGCAGATACTCTGGATATGGTGGCAGTCTGGACAGTGGCCCTGCACGAGAGCCTAgag ATTCAGATCCTGCACGGGTGGCTCTGCTGGTCATTTTCCTGTTTGTGTTACCGGTCTCGCTGCTGTTTATCGCACTCCGCTTCCCCCGCTGTCGACGAGGCCTTGTGTACCTCGGCCACACCCCCTTCAACAAGAGCCGACAGAGCCG GACTCCTGCCATGGAGCTTGGAAATGCTCGAAATGGAGATCAGGTGCAACCGCTCAGGTACCAGTGGCCCCACCAGAGCGACATCCCTCTCACCCAGGCTATCAGCAAG
- the adam15 gene encoding disintegrin and metalloproteinase domain-containing protein 15 isoform X5 produces the protein MRHWTMKHHHQFFMCFWRTLVTVLLFEGTPLMMFRGTLTLTLNRDDSSFTRITHSFHNVTNYRRELKPLAMTRPFAFVNGLRRSLSDVLQNGHPDRLLCGLQVGSSLYILELEKNQDLLPKPPNVFYYLPNGTGVSMKENPVMHCYYHGSVQGYPQSRVVLSSCSGLRGVIVINATLSFELLPEEEQHEKEEEGSGGMEEGWMHVIYLTHPQTSESRDCGVSHTSIPPIQIIPHTHRSKRDILSETKYIELVLVADHKEYLNYQKNNKTIIYRMLDVANQVDWFYRPLNVRVALLGLEIWSDQDKIKVDKNPTETLNRFLDWRTRELLPRLRHDNAQLIMGESFDGTTVGMASQSSMCSKDRSGGVNVDHLVSVLGVASTVAHELGHNLGMSHDTADRRCQCQNEPRLGGCIMEPSTGFMPGQLFSSCSERDLSLSLLHGGGMCLFNVPQPESLLGGPRCGNLYVEKGEECDCGLLDECNDPCCNASTCKLVPGAQCSSDGICCENCKLRVAGSVCREPLGDCDLPEYCTGTSPYCPPNVFLQNGESCKDGSSYCYSGVCASLDEQCQMLWGPNSTHAPPICFSSVNKQGNKYGNCGQMPNGSYIPCLKWDVHCGRIQCQGGNERPLLGSDVEILTTTVKLNQSDFTCRGAYFNLGDDVSDPAMVSQGTACGPNKACVDQKCRDVSMFGVEECRRKCNGHGVCNSNKNCHCDEGWAPPDCRYSGYGGSLDSGPAREPRDSDPARVALLVIFLFVLPVSLLFIALRFPRCRRGLVYLGHTPFNKSRQSRGVSVAYIECCDKEENRRTPAMELGNARNGDQVQPLRYQWPHQSDIPLTQAISKKPVPPKPPVPKKPLPMDPSSHPHPPPLLGHPGPATSSSSYSRNPTSAAAPARPAPHPPLRRQQYPGKPHTPHQV, from the exons ATGCGTCACTGGACCATGAAGCACCATCATcagtttttcatgtgtttttggaGAACTCTGGTCACTGTTCTTCTGTTTGAAGGCACCCCGCTCATGATGTTCAGGGGGACCCTAACTCTGACCCTAAACAGGGATGACAGCAGCTTCACGCGGATAACTCACTCCTTTCACAATG TCACAAATTATAGAAGAGAACTGAAGCCTCTGGCAATGACAAGGCCGTTTGCTTTTGTCAATGGACTTAGGAGAAGCCTGAGTGATGTTTTACAG AATGGTCACCCTGACAGATTGCTGTGTGGTTTACAAGTGGGAAGCAGCTTGTATATCTTGGAACTGGAGAAAAACCA AGATCTTTTGCCAAAGCCGCCTAACGTGTTCTACTACCTGCCAAATGGAACTGGGGTGTCCATGAAGGAGAACCCAGTG ATGCATTGTTACTATCATGGTTCAGTGCAAGGTTACCCTCAGTCCCGTGTGGTTCTCAGCTCCTGCTCTGGGTTACG GGGGGTGATAGTCATTAACGCCACACTGAGCTTTGAGCTGCTTCCTGAGGAAGAACAGCATGAAAAAGAAGAGGAAGGGAGTGGAGGAATGGAAGAAGGATGGATGCATGTGATCTACCTGACACATCCACAAACATCCGAGTCTAGAGATTGTGGAGTGTCGCATACCTCTATTCCTCCCATTCAGatcatcccacacacacacagg AGTAAGAGAGACATTCTCTCAGAGACCAAATATATTGAGCTGGTGCTGGTGGCGGATCATAAAGAG TATCTGAATTATCAGAAGAATAATAAAACCATAATCTACCGCATGTTGGATGTGGCAAACCAAGTAGACTgg ttCTACCGGCCGCTGAATGTACGTGTGGCTCTGCTGGGTTTGGAGATCTGGAGTGACCAGGACAAAATTAAAGTGGATAAAAATCCCACTGAAACTCTAAACCGCTTCCTGGATTGGAGGACCAGGGAGCTTCTACCACGACTACGGCATGACAATGCACAGCTCATCAT GGGTGAATCATTTGATGGGACGACAGTCGGCATGGCATCTCAGTCCTCCATGTGCTCAAAGGATCGGTCAGGGGGAGTGAATGTG GATCACCTGGTGAGCGTGTTAGGTGTGGCATCAACGGTGGCACATGAGTTGGGTCACAACCTGGGAATGAGTCACGATACAGCCGACAGGCGCTGCCAGTGCCAGAACGAGCCTCGGCTTGGGGGCTGCATCATGGAGCCCTCCACTGG GTTTATGCCCGGTCAGCTCTTCAGCAGCTGCAGTGAACGGGATCTTTCTCTCAGTCTACTGCATGGTGGTGGAATGTGTCTGTTTAACGTGCCTCAGCCGGAGAGTCTTCTGGGAGGTCCACGCTGTGGGAACCTGTACGTGGAGAAAGGAGAGGAGTGTGACTGCGGCCTACTGGAT gaatGTAATGACCCTTGCTGCAATGCCAGCACGTGTAAACTGGTTCCTGGGGCCCAGTGCTCTTCTGATGGCATCTGCTGTGAGAACTGCAAG CTGCGTGTGGCCGGGTCGGTTTGTCGGGAGCCTTTGGGAGATTGTGATTTGCCGGAGTACTGCACTGGCACGTCCCCCTACTGTCCTCCTAATGTGTTTCTGCAGAACGGAGAGTCATGCAAGGACGGGTCCTCGTACTGCTACAGCGGCGTGTGTGCCAGTCTGGACGAGCAGTGCCAAATGCTCTGGGGACCGA ACTCCACCCACGCTCCACCCATCTGCTTCTCCTCTGTGAATAAGCAGGGCAATAAATACGGAAACTGTGGCCAGATGCCTAACGGTTCCTACATCCCCTGTTTAAAATG GGATGTGCACTGTGGTAGGATCCAGTGTCAGGGTGGAAATGAGCGTCCTCTGCTGGGCTCCGACGTTGAGATTCTGACCACAACAGTCAAACTGAACCAGAGTGACTTTACCTGCCGGGGCGCCTATTTTAATCTGGGTGATGATGTTTCAGACCCAGCCATGGTGTCCCAGGGGACGGCCTGTGGGCCCAACAAG GCATGTGTAGACCAAAAGTGCCGGGACGTGTCCATGTTTGGTGTTGAGGAATGCCGCAGGAAGTGCAATGGCCACGGG GTGTGTAACAGTAATAAGAACTGTCACTGTGATGAAGGCTGGGCTCCTCCTGACTGCAGATACTCTGGATATGGTGGCAGTCTGGACAGTGGCCCTGCACGAGAGCCTAgag ATTCAGATCCTGCACGGGTGGCTCTGCTGGTCATTTTCCTGTTTGTGTTACCGGTCTCGCTGCTGTTTATCGCACTCCGCTTCCCCCGCTGTCGACGAGGCCTTGTGTACCTCGGCCACACCCCCTTCAACAAGAGCCGACAGAGCCG TGGGGTCTCCGTGGCCTATATTGAATGCTGTGACAAAGAGGAAAACCGGAG GACTCCTGCCATGGAGCTTGGAAATGCTCGAAATGGAGATCAGGTGCAACCGCTCAGGTACCAGTGGCCCCACCAGAGCGACATCCCTCTCACCCAGGCTATCAGCAAG
- the adam15 gene encoding disintegrin and metalloproteinase domain-containing protein 15 isoform X8, with amino-acid sequence MRHWTMKHHHQFFMCFWRTLVTVLLFEGTPLMMFRGTLTLTLNRDDSSFTRITHSFHNVTNYRRELKPLAMTRPFAFVNGLRRSLSDVLQNGHPDRLLCGLQVGSSLYILELEKNQDLLPKPPNVFYYLPNGTGVSMKENPVMHCYYHGSVQGYPQSRVVLSSCSGLRGVIVINATLSFELLPEEEQHEKEEEGSGGMEEGWMHVIYLTHPQTSESRDCGVSHTSIPPIQIIPHTHRSKRDILSETKYIELVLVADHKEYLNYQKNNKTIIYRMLDVANQVDWFYRPLNVRVALLGLEIWSDQDKIKVDKNPTETLNRFLDWRTRELLPRLRHDNAQLIMGESFDGTTVGMASQSSMCSKDRSGGVNVDHLVSVLGVASTVAHELGHNLGMSHDTADRRCQCQNEPRLGGCIMEPSTGFMPGQLFSSCSERDLSLSLLHGGGMCLFNVPQPESLLGGPRCGNLYVEKGEECDCGLLDECNDPCCNASTCKLVPGAQCSSDGICCENCKLRVAGSVCREPLGDCDLPEYCTGTSPYCPPNVFLQNGESCKDGSSYCYSGVCASLDEQCQMLWGPNSTHAPPICFSSVNKQGNKYGNCGQMPNGSYIPCLKWDVHCGRIQCQGGNERPLLGSDVEILTTTVKLNQSDFTCRGAYFNLGDDVSDPAMVSQGTACGPNKACVDQKCRDVSMFGVEECRRKCNGHGVCNSNKNCHCDEGWAPPDCRYSGYGGSLDSGPAREPRDSDPARVALLVIFLFVLPVSLLFIALRFPRCRRGLVYLGHTPFNKSRQSRTPAMELGNARNGDQVQPLRYQWPHQSDIPLTQAISKPVPPKPPVPKKPLPMDPSSHPHPPPLLGHPGPATSSSSYSRNPTSAAAPARPAPHPPLRRQQYPGKPHTPHQV; translated from the exons ATGCGTCACTGGACCATGAAGCACCATCATcagtttttcatgtgtttttggaGAACTCTGGTCACTGTTCTTCTGTTTGAAGGCACCCCGCTCATGATGTTCAGGGGGACCCTAACTCTGACCCTAAACAGGGATGACAGCAGCTTCACGCGGATAACTCACTCCTTTCACAATG TCACAAATTATAGAAGAGAACTGAAGCCTCTGGCAATGACAAGGCCGTTTGCTTTTGTCAATGGACTTAGGAGAAGCCTGAGTGATGTTTTACAG AATGGTCACCCTGACAGATTGCTGTGTGGTTTACAAGTGGGAAGCAGCTTGTATATCTTGGAACTGGAGAAAAACCA AGATCTTTTGCCAAAGCCGCCTAACGTGTTCTACTACCTGCCAAATGGAACTGGGGTGTCCATGAAGGAGAACCCAGTG ATGCATTGTTACTATCATGGTTCAGTGCAAGGTTACCCTCAGTCCCGTGTGGTTCTCAGCTCCTGCTCTGGGTTACG GGGGGTGATAGTCATTAACGCCACACTGAGCTTTGAGCTGCTTCCTGAGGAAGAACAGCATGAAAAAGAAGAGGAAGGGAGTGGAGGAATGGAAGAAGGATGGATGCATGTGATCTACCTGACACATCCACAAACATCCGAGTCTAGAGATTGTGGAGTGTCGCATACCTCTATTCCTCCCATTCAGatcatcccacacacacacagg AGTAAGAGAGACATTCTCTCAGAGACCAAATATATTGAGCTGGTGCTGGTGGCGGATCATAAAGAG TATCTGAATTATCAGAAGAATAATAAAACCATAATCTACCGCATGTTGGATGTGGCAAACCAAGTAGACTgg ttCTACCGGCCGCTGAATGTACGTGTGGCTCTGCTGGGTTTGGAGATCTGGAGTGACCAGGACAAAATTAAAGTGGATAAAAATCCCACTGAAACTCTAAACCGCTTCCTGGATTGGAGGACCAGGGAGCTTCTACCACGACTACGGCATGACAATGCACAGCTCATCAT GGGTGAATCATTTGATGGGACGACAGTCGGCATGGCATCTCAGTCCTCCATGTGCTCAAAGGATCGGTCAGGGGGAGTGAATGTG GATCACCTGGTGAGCGTGTTAGGTGTGGCATCAACGGTGGCACATGAGTTGGGTCACAACCTGGGAATGAGTCACGATACAGCCGACAGGCGCTGCCAGTGCCAGAACGAGCCTCGGCTTGGGGGCTGCATCATGGAGCCCTCCACTGG GTTTATGCCCGGTCAGCTCTTCAGCAGCTGCAGTGAACGGGATCTTTCTCTCAGTCTACTGCATGGTGGTGGAATGTGTCTGTTTAACGTGCCTCAGCCGGAGAGTCTTCTGGGAGGTCCACGCTGTGGGAACCTGTACGTGGAGAAAGGAGAGGAGTGTGACTGCGGCCTACTGGAT gaatGTAATGACCCTTGCTGCAATGCCAGCACGTGTAAACTGGTTCCTGGGGCCCAGTGCTCTTCTGATGGCATCTGCTGTGAGAACTGCAAG CTGCGTGTGGCCGGGTCGGTTTGTCGGGAGCCTTTGGGAGATTGTGATTTGCCGGAGTACTGCACTGGCACGTCCCCCTACTGTCCTCCTAATGTGTTTCTGCAGAACGGAGAGTCATGCAAGGACGGGTCCTCGTACTGCTACAGCGGCGTGTGTGCCAGTCTGGACGAGCAGTGCCAAATGCTCTGGGGACCGA ACTCCACCCACGCTCCACCCATCTGCTTCTCCTCTGTGAATAAGCAGGGCAATAAATACGGAAACTGTGGCCAGATGCCTAACGGTTCCTACATCCCCTGTTTAAAATG GGATGTGCACTGTGGTAGGATCCAGTGTCAGGGTGGAAATGAGCGTCCTCTGCTGGGCTCCGACGTTGAGATTCTGACCACAACAGTCAAACTGAACCAGAGTGACTTTACCTGCCGGGGCGCCTATTTTAATCTGGGTGATGATGTTTCAGACCCAGCCATGGTGTCCCAGGGGACGGCCTGTGGGCCCAACAAG GCATGTGTAGACCAAAAGTGCCGGGACGTGTCCATGTTTGGTGTTGAGGAATGCCGCAGGAAGTGCAATGGCCACGGG GTGTGTAACAGTAATAAGAACTGTCACTGTGATGAAGGCTGGGCTCCTCCTGACTGCAGATACTCTGGATATGGTGGCAGTCTGGACAGTGGCCCTGCACGAGAGCCTAgag ATTCAGATCCTGCACGGGTGGCTCTGCTGGTCATTTTCCTGTTTGTGTTACCGGTCTCGCTGCTGTTTATCGCACTCCGCTTCCCCCGCTGTCGACGAGGCCTTGTGTACCTCGGCCACACCCCCTTCAACAAGAGCCGACAGAGCCG GACTCCTGCCATGGAGCTTGGAAATGCTCGAAATGGAGATCAGGTGCAACCGCTCAGGTACCAGTGGCCCCACCAGAGCGACATCCCTCTCACCCAGGCTATCAGCAAG